The window CCACGGACCTGGTCGCCACCACCGACGCACACGGCCGCGTGCTCTACCTGAACAGAGCCGGCCGGCGCATGCTTGCCATCCCCGAGGACGAGGAGATCACGAGCCTCACCATCTCCGACATGCACCCCTACGGCGAGCCCGCCCTGCTCATCAGCGAAGGCATTGGCGCCGCCCTGCGGGAGGGCGTCTGGAGCGGGGAAACGCTGCTCCTCGCGCGGGACGGCCGCCAGATCCCGGTTTCCGAGGTGATCCTGGCCCACAACACCGCCGCCGGTCAACTCGAGTTCCTCTCGCTCATCATCCGCGACATCTCGGAGCGCAAGCGCGCGGAGGAGGAGCTGCGGCAAAGCGAGGAGCATTTCCGCTCCCTCATCGAGAACGTCTCCGACATCATCACCGTGCTCGGCCCCTTGGGCGACATCCGCTACGCCAGTCCTTCCGTAGAGCGCGTGCTCGGCTACGCGCCCGAGGAGCTGGTGGGCGCGAGCGCCTTCGACTTCAGCCACCCCGAGGACGTGCCATCCATCCAGGCAGGCCTGGCCGAGAGCATGCGCCAGCCCAGAGCCACGGCGTCCTTCGAGTTCCGCTTCCGCCACAAGAACGGCTCCTGGCGTATGCTCGAGGCCACTGGCAAGAGCACGTTGCACCATCCCACCACGGCCGGCGCGGTGATCAACGCGCGCGATGTCACCGAGCGGCAAGAGATGCAGACGCTGTTGCATCAGTCGCAGAAGATGGATGCCGTGGGGCGATTGGCAGGCGGCGTCGCCCACGACTTCAACAACCTGCTCACTGCCATCAAGGGCCACTGCTCGCTCCTGCTCATGGACCTGCGCCCCCAGGACCCCATGCGGCTGAGCATCGAGGAGATCGACAAGGCCTCGGACCGCGCCGCGTCACTCACCCAGCAACTCCTGGCGTTCAGCCGCCGCCAGGTGCTCCAGCCCAGGGTGCTGGACCTGAACGGCGTCGTCACCGAAACCGAGATGATGCTCAGGCGGCTGATCGGCGAGGACATCGAGCTGGTCGTGCACCGGGACCCCCGCCTCGGCAGCATCAAGGCCGATCCCGGGCAGATCGGGCAGGTCCTCGTGAACCTGGCGGTGAACGCAAGGGACGCCATGCCCGCCGGCGGCAAGCTGACCATCGAGACTCGCGACCTCGAGTTGGACGAGGAGCACACCCGCCGGCACGCCGGCATGAGGGCCGGCAGCTACGTGCTGCTCGTGGTCCGCGACACGGGCTGTGGCATGGACGAGGACACGCTCTCCCACGTCTTCGAGCCCTTCTTCACCACCAAGGAGCAGAGCAGGGGGACGGGGCTCGGCCTCTCCACGGTCTACGGCATCATCAAGCAGAGTGCCGGCTACATCTGGGTCACCAGCGAGCCGGGGCAGGGGACCACTTTCGAGATCTACCTGCCGCGCACCGCTGAGGCCGCCCCTGGCTCCGCGGACTCGAACGCTGAACCGGCGGCGCCGTACGGCTCGGCGCTGTACGGCTCGGAGACCGTCCTGCTCGTCGAGGACGAGCACGCCGTCCGCGCCCTGGTCCGCCGTGTGCTCGAGCGCAACGGCTACAGCGTGCTCGAGGCGCCCGACGGCGCCGCCGCACTGCGCCTCACCCAGCAGTATGACCGTGAAATCCATCTCCTGATCTCGGACGTCGTCATGCCCGAGATGGGCGGGCACCAGCTCGCCGAGTCGCTTTCCCGGCTGCGGCCCGCCATGCGTGTGCTCTTCATGTCCGGCTACAGCGAGGATGCCATCCTTCACCACGTCGTGCTCGAGCCGGGCACCGACTTCCTCGCCAAGCCGTTCACGCCCGACGCGCTCGCGCGCACGGTGCGCCAGGTACTGGACGCGCCCACCGCCAAGCCCGGCGACACCCCAGCCTAAAGTTTTTCCGCCGCGCTGCCGATCCTTCTCTCTAGATGGAGGAGGAGAGAGTATGCGCCTGCACCACGTTCAGCCTGATACGCTACGCCCGGTCCGTTCCGGGGCGGGCCGAACCTTGACCGGCCCGGCCAAGGCAGTGGAGCAGAAGCCACTGCCGCCGGAGCGCTTGCACCGCATCCGCGAGCGGATCGAGCGCGGGCTCTACCACTCCCCGGCAGTTGCCAGTCTGGTGGCGCGCCGGCTGTTGCAGAGCTGCAGCGTGTTAGGTCCGGGCGGCCCGTCCGAATCCTGGAGCCGCCCCTTGTTCCCGATGTTTTCCCGGACCGCGCCTCCCCGTGCGGGCCGAACCCACGCGGAGTTCCCATGTTCCCTTATCGCCGAGGGGGTGCTGTGATGTTCCCACGCTGGATGAAGTGCTCGCTGCCGGCCTTGACCCTCGCCCTGGCGGTCGCAAGCTGCGACCGCGGCCAGCCGTCGATTGATGAGCTGGTGGGCCCGCAGTTCAACACCACGGGCAACGGCTACTCGAAGGTGAAGGGCGACGATGGCGACGGCTCGTCCCTGGCCCTGACGGTCGACGGGGCCGGCGGCGAGATCCAGATGGGCAAGCACTGGCTCAGGATCCCGCGCGGCGCGGTCTCCGAGCCGACCGTCTTCGTCATGACTCTGCTGGAGGCCGAGTACCTGACCGTTGACCTCACGGCCACATCCGTCGGGTCAATCGTCCTCAACGACGTGGGCGCGGCCGGATTCGCCGTCGCGGTGGACCTGCGCCTGAGCTACGAGTATGCCAGCCAGTCCATTGCCGACGAGTCCAAGCTGTTCATCGCCTGGATCCGGCCGGACGGCACGCTCGAGGCCCAGCCCAGCAAGGTGGACGGCAGCAGCAAGCACGTCAGCGCTGACCTGTGGCATTTCTCGGGTTACACGGTGGCCGACGGCGTCTGCCTGCTGGAAACAGGCTGCTAACTTCTTGCTGATGGCCTTAGACCTTCGAAATGACTGAACCGATGAAGACACTGGCGACCTTGATCGACTCCGCCCTCGTGGCGGAACGGGCCGGTGCCTGGGACGAGGCCCTGGCGGGCTACGAGGCCGCCTTCGGCCACCTGCGTACCGAGGGCGATGCGGCCAAGGCAGCAGAGCTACTGCGCCGGATCGGCCGGGTGCACCGCGAGCGAGGCGACATCGAGCTGGCCATCGAGGCCTTCGAGACCAGCCTGGCCATCGCCGAGGCAAACGGGCTGCGCGAGCATGTGGCGGCCGCATTGAACGGCCTGGGCACCGCCGAGCAGTTCCGGGGCGGCCTCGAAGCGGCCGAGCAGCTCTACACCCAGGCTCGGGCGCTGGCGGCACAGGCGGCAGACCAGCGGCTGACGGCCGTGGCCGATCAGAACCTGGGCATCCTCAGCAACATCCGGGGCGATGTGGCGAGCGCGCTCATCCGCTATCAATCGGCGCTCGAGCGCTACCGCCTGCTGGGCGACGACCTCACGGCCGCGCGTGCCCTGAACAACATGGGCATGGCGCACATCGACCTGGCTGACTGGAACGCGGCGGAGGCATGCTTTGCCGAGGCCATCGGGCTGGCTGCCAGTGCCGGCGACATGGTCATGGTGGGCGTGGTCGAGCTGAACCGCGCGGAGCTGTTCCTGCAGCGGCAGCAGTTCGAGCATGCCCGCGAGGCCTGCGCCCGCGCGGTCGAGATGTTCAGCCGGCTGCGCGCCAAGCCGCGCGTCGCGGAGGCGTACAAGTTTTACGGGATTCTGTACCGCGAGACCAGCAAGCTCGACCAGGCCAACCTCCACTTTGCCCTGTCGCTGGGGCTGGCGGAGGCGAGCCAGGACCGACTGCTGGAGGCCGAGGTGCAGAGCGAGTGGGCGCTCGTCCACCTCGAGCAGAGCCAGCCGCGCGAAGCGCTGCGCTGCCTGAACCGTGCCCACAAGATCTTCGGCCAGCTCAAGGCCCGGCGCGAGCTGTGGGATATCGAGCGGCGGCTGAAGCGGCTGGAGAAAAGCTACCTGCCGGCCGCGCGGGCATGGGGCGAGGAGGCCTCAGAATCGCGGGACGGCTACATGCGCGGACATGCCCGGCGGGTGGCGGAGTACAGCACCAGTCTGGCCACGGCCCTGGGCCTGGCCAGCGAGGAGGTGAACCGCCTGCACGTGGGCGCGCTGGTCCACGACGTGGGTGTGGCAGCCCTCCCCGAGCCCGTGCTGTGCAAGGCGGGCCGCCTGAACAAGCAGGAGTGGGAGCTGGTCCAGAGTCACACCGTGGTGGGAGACGCCATGGTGGCCGAGCTGGGCTTCCCCGGCAAGATCCGGAGCATTGTCCGCAGCCACCACGAGAACTGGGACGGCGGCGGCTACCCCGACGGGCTGGCCAAGGAGCAGATCCCGCTGGCGGCGCGGATTGTCAGGATTGCAGAAGTCTACGACGCGCTGGGCACGCCTCGCCGCTACCGCCCGGCGTACCAGCCCCAGGAAGCACTGCAGATCATGGAGCGGGAAGCGGGACAGCAGTTGGATCCCGAGCTGTTCCACACCTTCCGCGAGCTCCAGCCCATAGCGGCCTGAAGCCAATCCGCCGGCGCCCCGGGCTCACGCCCGGGGCGCACGCTATCTCGCCCCCCGCGTTCATCTCCGCACCAAGCGCAAAGGCTCGCCGTAGACCGAATCGTTCCTCAGGTTGCTCCTCACAAAGGCGTGTAGAGCCTCCGAGCTGATGAATGGGCCGGCCATCTTCTCGCTGAGTGGCGTGGCCTGCAGGATCCCATCAGGCGTCAGCTCGAAGCGGAAAAACATGAACGGGCGATTCTCTGCCGAAAGGTCCTGCACGTTCATAAAGCGCGCGCCACCCACCTGCGCGATGTAGCCCCGGAAGCGGTCTCACGTTCCGCAGCTCCGGTAGCACCACCAGTCCGGCTCGGTTCGTCTCCGAGAGGGAGCGATTCGGTCGCGATCTCGGTTTCCATGTCGTATTCGGAGTCGTTGAAGCCGAAGATCCTCAGCGCAGTGCTGGTATCTTCCGCCCCGCCCGGCACCCTCTTCCACTCCCCGATCAGGCTCGAGTCGAACGGCGCACTCGCGGCAGCACTCAGGGGAACGGCCGACTCGTAATAGCAGGCGCCCAACCCCGCTGCCGCGGCCACGACAATGCCGGCTGCGATACGGCTGCACGGCCAATCGAGCACGCGCAGCAGTGAGCCCGCATGCTCATTGACCTCGCGGAACATCCACTGGTAGAGGAAGCCTTCCCGGGAGGCGATGATGGCCAGGGTGGCCGCGGCATAGAAGAGGGTGGCGGGGTAGTCGCGTAGCAGCAACGCCCAGATGATGAAAGCGTACTGCACGAATCCCGCCGCCTTCGCGGAATAGAGATGCAAATTGCCAAAACGGCGGAACTTGATCCAGCCCCAGCGCAAATCGACGCAATCGAGGAGCAGGTTGCTCGCCGCAAACGGCTGCGCGTATTTTGGGGCGAACCCGTCAACCCGCTTTCCACCCAC is drawn from Gemmatimonadota bacterium and contains these coding sequences:
- a CDS encoding PAS domain S-box protein, with protein sequence TDLVATTDAHGRVLYLNRAGRRMLAIPEDEEITSLTISDMHPYGEPALLISEGIGAALREGVWSGETLLLARDGRQIPVSEVILAHNTAAGQLEFLSLIIRDISERKRAEEELRQSEEHFRSLIENVSDIITVLGPLGDIRYASPSVERVLGYAPEELVGASAFDFSHPEDVPSIQAGLAESMRQPRATASFEFRFRHKNGSWRMLEATGKSTLHHPTTAGAVINARDVTERQEMQTLLHQSQKMDAVGRLAGGVAHDFNNLLTAIKGHCSLLLMDLRPQDPMRLSIEEIDKASDRAASLTQQLLAFSRRQVLQPRVLDLNGVVTETEMMLRRLIGEDIELVVHRDPRLGSIKADPGQIGQVLVNLAVNARDAMPAGGKLTIETRDLELDEEHTRRHAGMRAGSYVLLVVRDTGCGMDEDTLSHVFEPFFTTKEQSRGTGLGLSTVYGIIKQSAGYIWVTSEPGQGTTFEIYLPRTAEAAPGSADSNAEPAAPYGSALYGSETVLLVEDEHAVRALVRRVLERNGYSVLEAPDGAAALRLTQQYDREIHLLISDVVMPEMGGHQLAESLSRLRPAMRVLFMSGYSEDAILHHVVLEPGTDFLAKPFTPDALARTVRQVLDAPTAKPGDTPA
- a CDS encoding tetratricopeptide repeat protein, with protein sequence MKTLATLIDSALVAERAGAWDEALAGYEAAFGHLRTEGDAAKAAELLRRIGRVHRERGDIELAIEAFETSLAIAEANGLREHVAAALNGLGTAEQFRGGLEAAEQLYTQARALAAQAADQRLTAVADQNLGILSNIRGDVASALIRYQSALERYRLLGDDLTAARALNNMGMAHIDLADWNAAEACFAEAIGLAASAGDMVMVGVVELNRAELFLQRQQFEHAREACARAVEMFSRLRAKPRVAEAYKFYGILYRETSKLDQANLHFALSLGLAEASQDRLLEAEVQSEWALVHLEQSQPREALRCLNRAHKIFGQLKARRELWDIERRLKRLEKSYLPAARAWGEEASESRDGYMRGHARRVAEYSTSLATALGLASEEVNRLHVGALVHDVGVAALPEPVLCKAGRLNKQEWELVQSHTVVGDAMVAELGFPGKIRSIVRSHHENWDGGGYPDGLAKEQIPLAARIVRIAEVYDALGTPRRYRPAYQPQEALQIMEREAGQQLDPELFHTFRELQPIAA